The following is a genomic window from Flavobacteriales bacterium.
AGGGCATCGAGGAGTCGAAGTTCAGGGTGGGTGGCTTCGCCCGCTTCGGCCTGAACTTCGAGCACTCGGGATCGGCCGCTGGCATCAAGGCCCTGGAGGTGGGCGGCACCATCGATGCGTTCCCGGAACGGTTGCCGATCATGGCCGACCTGGACGGGGTGCAGAACAAGCAGGTCTTCCTGGAGCTGTACATCAGCGTCCAGTTCGGGAAGAAGTACGTGCGATGAACATGGAGGAGGAACAGACGGCCGTCCGCCCAGCCCGAAGGCCTGAGTGGCTCCGTGTGAAACTGCCGACGGGCGAGAGCTACCGCAAGGTCAGGACCATCGTCAGCGAGCACAAGCTGCACACCATCTGCCAGAGCGGCAACTGCCCCAACATGGGCGAGTGCTGGGGAGAGGGTACGGCCACCTTCATGATCCTGGGCAACGTGTGCACGCGGAGCTGCGGTTTCTGCGCCGTGGCCACCGGCCGTCCTGAACCGGTGGATCCCTTCGAGCCTGCGCGCGTGGCCCGCAGCGTGGAATTGATGGGTGTGAAGCACTGTGTGATCACCAGCGTTGACCGGGACGACCTTGAGGATGGCGGGGCGGATACCTGGGCGCGCACCATCCGGGCCGTCCGACGTCGGTCCCCGGGCACGACCATGGAGACCCTGATCCCTGACTTCAAAGGGCGCTGGCAGGACCTGGCCGTGGTGCTCGATGCCGCGCCGGACGTGCTCTCGCACAATCTGGAGACCGTGCGGCGTCTCACGAAACAGGTGCGCGTCCAAGCGCGCTACGACCGCAGCCTGGAGGTTCTGATGCGGGCCAAGCGGGCGGGTCTTCGGACAAAGAGCGGCATCATGCTCGGCCTGGGTGAGACCGACCAGGAGGTGCTGGAGACGATGGACGATCTGCGTGCCGTGGGCACCGATGTGATGACCATCGGGCAGTACCTACAGCCCACGAAGGCGCATCTGGACGTGCAGGAGTTCGTTCACCCCGATCGGTTCGCCCAGTTCAGGGAATCGGGGCTTGCCAAGGGCTTCCGTTTCGTGGAGAGCGGACCACTGGTGCGGTCCAGCTATCACGCGGAGCGCCACGTGGGGTAGCCCGGACCGGTATACGATCGACGGAATTGTGACCTGGACAGGGATGGGGAGGGAACCCCGCCGACTATCTTTGTGTTCCTTCGTCAACGAACCTTAACCGGCCATCCCGACCACTCCCATGACCCGAGCAGTACGCAACGGCCTTCTGGCCACCACCACCGCCGCCATCGCCGTCGGCGCCATCTGGATCGGCGAACAGGGCCTCCGCTATGCTCCGCGCACGGAAGGAGGTCCGGCCGCCAGTGCGCCTGGCATGCTGGACTACATGGCCAAGATCCGGGGGAACCTGACCACCGGCCGCATCGAACCTGCTGATCGCATCGCCATGGAGGCTGCGGTCAATGCCTATGGCGGCCCCAAGAGCGTCGGTCTGGAGTGGGTGGAGATGGGTCCGGATAACGTGGGCGGCCGCATCCGTTCCGTGCTCGTCGATCCGTCCAACCCCCAGGTCATCTGGTGTGGTGGCGTCTCCGGCGGGCTTTACAAGTCGACCAATGGGGCCAACACGTGGGAGAAGTTGGGCGCGTTCAACGAGAACCTCTGCATCAGTTCGATCGCCATCCTTGGCAACGGTCATTTGTACGTGGGTACTGGAGCAACGCCAGAGGGCACGTCCGGATCCGGCGGCAGTGGCTTCATCGGCGATGGCCTGTTCATGAGCACGGACGGTGGGGCGAGCTTCACCCAGGTCTTCGGCACCACGTCCAATTGGAACGCGAGCGATGACTGGGCCACTGTGGACAAGATCGTGGCACATCCCACCGAACCCACCAAGCTGTGGGTGGCGTACGGGAATGGCTTGGCGTTATATGATGAGAGCGACAACAGCCTGGTCTCGGCACCTCAACCCCCTGAGTCTTTGTGCCGGGCCTTGGAGGTGAGCGCGGATGGTTCGGTCATCATCTGCCAGATCGGAAGCGCTTGCTGGCTCAGCCGTGATGGCGGTGGGTCCTTCGAGCAGATGACCTTGGGCAACAACGGATTCCCCAACAGCCAGATCGGCCGCATGGAATTCGCCATCTCCCCGGACGACAACAACTACCTCTATTGCATGATCGCCACCGGGGGTGGTCAGATGAACGGGGTCTGGGCCACCACGGACAAAGGCTTCAATTGGCTCCGCATCTGGCCCCCGGGCTTTGGCACCACCGGTGTACCCGAGCTGGACATCTTCGGCGACAACAGCCAGGGTGGGTACGACAATGTGCTTGCGGTGGTGCCCGGCGAGCCGGACAGGATCTGGCTGGGCGGTGTTTCGCTGTGGACCACCAGCCTCAATGCGCAGCCGGTGCAGCTGGCCTTGGCCTTCGACTTCCCCGGGTGTTTCAACTGCGTGCACGCGGACGTGCATGACATCACCTTCGCACCGGACGGGCAGACCGCGTATGTGGCCTGCGACGGTGGCATCTACGTGAGCCCCGACAAGGGCGGGGTGTTCTACGCGGCCAACCGCTTCCTGAACATCACCCAGTTCTACTCGCTGGCTTACTCGCCCCAGGGGAAAGTGATGGGAGGTTGCCAGGACAATGGGACCCAGTACATCCGCCTCAGCGGCGGCACCACCGCCGAGGAAGCGATCGAGGTGAACGGTGGCGACGGCTTCGATGTGGAGATCTCCCAGATCGACCCCAACATCATGTTCTCCACGGTGTACTTCGGCTCGGTGTCCCGTTCAGCGGATGAGGGCACCAACTTCGGTGATTTCTACGATGCCCGGGTGCTCGCACTGGGCACCCCTGGCGAGCTGGGCGGCAACGGCCTTG
Proteins encoded in this region:
- a CDS encoding T9SS type A sorting domain-containing protein gives rise to the protein MTRAVRNGLLATTTAAIAVGAIWIGEQGLRYAPRTEGGPAASAPGMLDYMAKIRGNLTTGRIEPADRIAMEAAVNAYGGPKSVGLEWVEMGPDNVGGRIRSVLVDPSNPQVIWCGGVSGGLYKSTNGANTWEKLGAFNENLCISSIAILGNGHLYVGTGATPEGTSGSGGSGFIGDGLFMSTDGGASFTQVFGTTSNWNASDDWATVDKIVAHPTEPTKLWVAYGNGLALYDESDNSLVSAPQPPESLCRALEVSADGSVIICQIGSACWLSRDGGGSFEQMTLGNNGFPNSQIGRMEFAISPDDNNYLYCMIATGGGQMNGVWATTDKGFNWLRIWPPGFGTTGVPELDIFGDNSQGGYDNVLAVVPGEPDRIWLGGVSLWTTSLNAQPVQLALAFDFPGCFNCVHADVHDITFAPDGQTAYVACDGGIYVSPDKGGVFYAANRFLNITQFYSLAYSPQGKVMGGCQDNGTQYIRLSGGTTAEEAIEVNGGDGFDVEISQIDPNIMFSTVYFGSVSRSADEGTNFGDFYDARVLALGTPGELGGNGLGDFYTNIRLHENWNDVNSQDSVSWLNTTGDTLFFGEVITYKGRMPQIDQYHTITQSMVLPNEELRLQDRVQTLFAVGFSGAQGVWVTRDACQFIENPQWWKVANNAGGNVNVLEWSADGDRLFWGTLDGEVFMVEGFNNAYSLDQADAELGTDLQLSAPVTLMTSGAPVTGLSADPNDPDRLLVTQGGYGGSQKVRLITGIGGTPAVTNKWNMPAELVGMPVYDGLIHYENPDIFVVGTEFGVMATDDGGTTWTFENTGLDKVPTFQVRQQRWTWNTNPYGPDYLTNQGVIYAGTHGRGAFRSETFLSVADRPGVAGGSAVIGDLSFFPNPAQVQTTVVFDLAERREVVITVFDLNGRAVRTQRAASFGQGRNRIEIGVTDLATGTYVVELRSGSVKRTGRLVVSR
- the lipA gene encoding lipoyl synthase, with product MNMEEEQTAVRPARRPEWLRVKLPTGESYRKVRTIVSEHKLHTICQSGNCPNMGECWGEGTATFMILGNVCTRSCGFCAVATGRPEPVDPFEPARVARSVELMGVKHCVITSVDRDDLEDGGADTWARTIRAVRRRSPGTTMETLIPDFKGRWQDLAVVLDAAPDVLSHNLETVRRLTKQVRVQARYDRSLEVLMRAKRAGLRTKSGIMLGLGETDQEVLETMDDLRAVGTDVMTIGQYLQPTKAHLDVQEFVHPDRFAQFRESGLAKGFRFVESGPLVRSSYHAERHVG